The Streptomyces sp. JB150 genomic interval GCGCCCCGACACATAGGTCGTGGCGAACTCCGGTGCGCCCGGCGCCGGTTCGAGTGCGGAGACGATCCCGGTGACCGGGCTCACCAGATGCCCGTAGCGCTCGAGGACCTGGTCGGGGGTCAGCGCCCGGTGCCCGCCGCCGCCGGGGGCGGCCTTGGGCCGCGACACGGGCACGAACGGCGCGCGCACCCGCCGGGCCGTCAGCTGCGGGTCACCGCAGGAAGGGCACTGGGGGACCCGCGGCACCGCGTGGACACGGGTGCGCAGGGTGAGGGTGTCGACCGTGCGGACGGCACCCTGATCGGCGTAGCGCAGGCCGGCCAGCCACTTGGCGGCCTCCAGCACCGCGCTCTGCGCGGCCATGACCCGGCCCGCGGACAGCGAGGCGATCGGCCGGCCCAGCGGCCCCTCCAGGGCCAGCGCCTGCCGCAGCGGCCCCTCGTAGCTGCGGTGCTGCTCCACCCGCAGGGCCAGGCACGTCCAGCAGGGGCCCTCGCCGGGCCGGAAGAACGGCCCGATCCACGGCTCGTAGCCGCACAGGCGGGCGAGCAGCCACGGCCGGCCCGCCGCCCGGTGCTCGGCGTCGACCCGTTCCAGCTCGGGGGAGAGGTAGTCGTCGCACAGCACCAGGGTGAGGTCGGTGTCGCTGTCGGCCACGGTCAGGCCCGAGTCGGCGCCGGCGGCGAGCACCGCGGCGGCGTCGACGCCGGCCAGCGGCAGGATCCGCAGCCGTGAGCAGGCCAGGCCGGCCGCGGCCCGCGCACCGTCCAGGCCGGCCAGGTCCCAGTACGCCTCGGCGACCGGGTCACCGGCCGCGGCCGAGGGGGCCGGGGTGCCGAAGCGCAGCAGCCCGGCCTCGCTCAGGAGCCGCAGCCCGCCCTGCGCCTCCTCGGCGGTCAGGGCGGGCGCGGCGGCCTGAAGGATCTGGGTGAGGGACCGGGTGCCGTCGAGCAGCGGGACCAGCACCTCGGCCAGCGCGCCGTGCAGGGCGGTCACGCCCTGCCGCGAGACCAGGTAGGTCGCCTCGCCGGGGACCGTCGCCGGACGCAGGTGGTGCCGGAACCCGACGAGGGCCTCCCCGTCCTGGGGGGCACCCGGCCCCGGTCTGTTGGAAGGCGGCAGTTCTGTCGTCATATCCACGACCCCGCGACGGAGTCGCTCTCGACGGCCACCGGCGCCGCGGTCGGGGCGCCGTAGGTGTAGGTCAGAGCGACGTTCGCGGGGATCGGGCCGGCACACAGGGTGAACGCGGGAGCGTCGGCCGCCGCGGGAGCCGCCTCGGCGCAGAAGGTGAAGCGCACCGCCGGACCGGCGCGGTGGCCGAGGTGCTCGACCACGAGGAGCGGACGTGCGGGAACTGCCTCGGTGATGCGCGCCGGGCCGGTGTCCGTGCTGACACTCGCATGGCTCATCGGAGTAGATCCTCACTGTCGTGGTGGGCTGGTGCTCCAATGACCGGAATTCTTCGACGCGCGCCCACCTCGCGGACAGTGTCGGGTTCATCGCCGACGGGTGAAGTTCTCACTCAACCGGAGATGCCCGCTCCGCCGGCCGCCCCCTTGAGCGGCTCCCACCAGCCGCGGTTGTCGCGGTACCACCGTACGGTTTCCGCGAGCGCCTCCTCGAAACCCCTGCGGGGCCGGTAACCCAGCTCCCGACGGATCTTGGTGCAGTCCACCGAATAGCGCCGGTCGTGGCCCTTGCGGTCCTCGACGTGCTCGACACTGTCCGCCCAGCTCGCGCCGCACGCCCGCAGCAGCAGCGCGGTCAGCTCCCGGTTGGACAGCTCGGTGCCGCCGCCGATGTTGTAGATCTCACCGGCCCGGCCCCTGGTGCGCACCAGCTCGATGCCCTGGACGTGGTCGTCGATGTGCAGCCAGTCGCGGACGTTGCCGCCGTCGCCGTACAGCGGGACCTTCCTGCCGTCCAGCAGGTTCGTCACGAACAGCGGGATGACCTTCTCGGGGAACTGGTGGTGCCCGAAGTTGTTCGAACAGCGGGTGACCCGCACGTCCAAACCGTGCGTGCGGTGGTACGACAGCGCGATCAGGTCGCTGGACGCCTTCGACGACGAGTACGGCGAGTTCGGCTCCAGCGGATGGTCCTCGGGCCAGGAACCCTCCTCGATCGACCCGTACACCTCGTCGGTGGAGACGTGCACGAACACCTCGACGCCGGCCCGGTGCGCCGCGTCGGTGAGCGTGTGCGTGCCCACCACGTTGGTGCGCACGAACTCCGCGCCCCCGTCGATGGACCGGTCGACATGCGACTCCGCGGCGAAGTGCACCACCTGGGCGTGCTCGGCCATCAGCTTGGCGACCAGCTCGGGGTCGCAGATGTCGCCCTGCACGAACGAGAACTGCGGGTGGTCGCGGACCTCGTCGAGGTTGGCGGGATTGCCCGCGTAGGTCAGCTTGTCCAGCACGGTGATCGAGACGTCACCGGGGCCGTCGGGGCCCAGGACGGTGCGCACGTAGTGCGAGCCGATGAACCCGGCCCCGCCGGTGACCAGGACCCGGGTCGTCATGACGCACCCCCGGCCACCGTGCGGGAACCGGGCGGCACGGCCCGGCCGGCGACGGCGCCCGCCGGCCCGGCGGACAGCCCCGCGCCGTGCGGGGTCGAGGGTCGGATGCAGAGCATGGCACGTTCTCCTTCTCAGGCTACGCGGGCGGGCGGCGTCAGGCGGTGACGGGCCGCGACCTCGGTGACATAGGCGCCGTAAGCGGTGCCCGCCATCTCCTCGCCGAGGCGCCGGCAGTGCTCGGCGGTGATGTAACCGCGGTTGAGCGCCACCTCCTCGACACAGGCGATCCACTCGCCCTGGCGCTGCTCGACCAGCTGGACGTACTGCGCCGCCTGCAGCAGCGAGTCGTGGGTGCCCATGTCCAGCCAGGCGAAGCCGCGGCCCAGCTCGGTGAGGCGGGCCCGGCCCTGCGCCAGATAGGCGAGGTTGACATCGGTGATCTCCAGCTCGCCCCGCGCCGAGGGGGAGAGGTTCTTCGCGATCCCGACCACGTCGCTGTCGTAGAAGTACAGCCCCGTCACCGCGATGTTGGAGCGCGGCTCGGCGGGCTTCTCCTCCAGCGACAGCAGCCGGCCGTCGGCGTCGATCTCCCCGATGCCGTAGCGGTGCGGATCGCGCACCCGGTAGCCGAACAGCGCCGCACCGTCGAGCCGGCGCAGCGCGTCGTCCAGGAGCAGCGAGAACCGCGGCCCGTGGAAGATGTTGTCGCCCAGCACCAGCGCGACCTGGTCGTCCTCGATGAAGTCGGCGCCGATGACCAGCGCCTCGGCGATCCCGCGCGGCTGGTCCTGCTCGGCGTAGGAGATGTTCAGACCGAGCCGGGAGCCGTCACCCAGCAGGGCGCGGAAGCTGTCGGAGTGGTCCCTGGAGGAGATCACCAGGATGTCCCGCACACCGGCCAGCATCAGCACGGAGAGCGGATAGTAGATCATGGGCTTGTCGTAGACCGGCAGGATCTGTTTGGACAGCGCACCGGTCAGCGGGCGCAGCCGGGTGCCGCTGCCGCCGGCGAGGATGATGCCCTTCATCTCGGCCTTCCTTGAACGTCGTCGGTGGGGTGGTTTTCCGGTCCCTCGTGGCGTCCGCCGGGGCCTCGACGAGCCGGGCGGCCCCGCCGGCTCCCGCCCGCACGAGCCCCCCTTCCCGGCGCGGCGCGGCGGGGCGCACGCGGCGCGGCGGACGAGAGCCGTGCGGCGGGGTGGACGCGGTGCCGCGGACAGCGGGTGGACTCGGTGCGGCGGGCGGCGGGTGCACGCGGTGCGGCCGGTCCGGGGAAGGCAGGGCCTGCCCGAGTCCGCTGCCCGATCGTGCGGCCGTGCGATCGAGCGCAGGCGGAGAAGCACTGGAGGCCCCGCACCCCCGTACGGCGTGGAACGCAACTCGACCACCGCTCGAGCAGCGCTGCCTAGCTTCGACGTGATGCCCTGCGCGCTCGGCACCCGGGCCGGCGCCCGGTCACCGGACCGCGCCACGCACACCGGTGTCCCCCCATGGTGAAGTCGGAAGGAAACCCCTGAATGAGTACTGACAACGTCGCCGCCGGCGGCAAGACCGCCGGGGTGGGGAAGTCCCCGGGCATGGCCATCCTGATCACGGGCCTGACCGCCTTCATGGCCGGACTCGACAATCTGGTGGTCCTCGTCGCACTGCCCACCATCAGGGACGACCTCGGTGGCAGCCTGGAGGACCTGGAATGGACGGTGAACGCCTACACACTGTCGTTCGCCATGCTGATGATGTTCGGCGCCTCCCTGGGCGACCGCTTCGGGCGCCGCCGCATGTTCATCGTCGGCCTGCTGGTGTTCACCGCCGCGTCGGCCGGGGCCGCCGTGGCACCGGGCATCGGCGAGCTGATCGCCGCCCGCGTCATCCAGGGAGTCGGCGCCGCCATCATCATGCCGCTCTCCCTCACCCTGCTCACCCACGCCGTGCCCGCGGCCAAGCGCGGCGCCGCCCTCGGCATCTACAGCGCCGTCAGCGGACTGTCCATCGCCGGCGGCCCGCTGGTCGGCGGCATCGTGACCGAACACATCTCCTGGCACTGGATCTTCTGGATCAACGTGCCGGTCGGCCTGCTGCTCGTCCCGGCCGCCTGGCGCGCCCTGGCCGAGAGCCACGGCCCCAACGACCGCCTGGACGTGCCCGGCACGGTCCTGAGCGGCCTGGGCATCCTCGGCCTCGTCTACGGCCTGATCCGCGCCGGCGGCCACGACGGCTGGGGCGCCCCGCTGGTCGCCGGCCCGCTGGCCGCCGGCACCGTGCTGCTCGTGCTGTTCGTCCTGTGGGAACAGCGCAGCCGCGCCCCCATGCTGCCGATGCGCATGTTCCGCAACCGCGCCTTCAGCGCCGTCAACGCCGGCGCCCTGCTGATGGCCTTCGGCATGTACGGCGTGGTCTTCCTCATCACCCAGTTCATGCAGACCATCCAGCACATGTCACCCACCGAGGCGGGCGTGCGGATGCTGGCGTGGACGGCGATGCCGCTGCTGATCGCCCCCGTCGCGGGCATCCTCTCGGACCGGATCGGCGGCCGCCCCGTGGCCGTCTTCGGACTCGCCATGCTGGCCGCCGGATTCGCCTACTGGGCGCTGGCGATGAGCCCCGATGCCTCCTACCTCGAGCAGCTGCCCGGCTACCTCCTGGGCGGCGTGGGCGTCGCCTGCTTCTTCGCCCCGCTGTTCAACCTGACGATGGGCTCCGTCGACCCCGCCGAACAGGGCATCGCCTCCGGCGCCAACTCCGCCGCCCGCGAACTGGGCGCACCCCTGGGCGTGACCGTCCTGACCACCGTCTTCACCCACAACGGCGGCTACGCCTCGGGCCAGAACTTCGTCGACGGCTTCAAGCCCGCCCTGTGGATCGGCGCGGCCGCCATGGCGACCGCCGCCGTCGTGATGCTCTTCGCCTCCCGCACCACCCCCGCCGGCCAAGAGGAAGCCGACAGCGGCGAACCGGCCCTGGAAGCCGCCGTACCGGTCCCCACGGTCACCCGCTGACCCCCTCGTAACGCCGACCCGCGGCCCGGCGCGACACGCTCGCGCCGGGCCGCGGGGAGCGGGCATCCCCCCGCCGTCTTCCCTCACGCCACCGGCAGAAAGGCCGCGCGCGCCATGAAGGTTCTCTTCGCCAGTCTTGGAAACTACGGACACGTCTTCCCCCTGATGCCGCTCGCCGAGGCGGCACGCGACGCCGGCCACGAGGTCTGGTTCGCCACCAGCGAGCAGTTCCACCCGATCGTCGAGAAGTCGCAGCTCACCCCCGTCGCCGGCGGCATCACCGTCCCCGAGGCGTTCATCGAGGCGGCCGGCGGACAGGCGTTCCTGGACGCCAACGGCGGCTCCGCACAGGCCAGTGACATCCCCCCGCACGTCCTGGCGAGCCTGGCCGTCAAGGCGTTCGGCTCCGTCCTGCCGCGCGCCGTCCACGCCGACGTCACCCGCGCCCTGGACACCGTCCGGCCCGACCTCGTCGTCTACGAGAGCCTCAACCCGGGCGCCGGCTTCGCGGCCGCCGCCGCGGGCGTGCCCGCCGTGTGCCAGGCCATCGGCCGTGTCACCCCCCACCCCGACACCGACCCGCTGATCCAGCGCGAACTGTTCACCACCGCGAGCGACCTGGGCGTCGCCGACAAGATCGCCCCCAGCCGCAGCCTGGGCCACCCCTACATCGACATCTGCCCGCCGTCCGTGCAGGATCCGGACTTCCTCGCCTCGGACATCCGGATCATCCCGCAGCGCCCCGTCCCCTTCGGCGAACCGGGCGAGCTGCCCGCGAGCATCACCCAGGGCGAGGGCCCGCTGGTCTACCTCAGCTTCGGCACCGTGGTCACCTCCGCGCAGCTGCTGCGCACCGCGATCGACGGCCTGCTGCCGCTGGGCGTGCGCGTCCTGGTCGCGACCAGCTCCGTGGTGGACCCGGCCGAACTGGGCGAGCTGCCGGAGCGGGTCGTGGCGCTGTCGTGGGTGCCGCAGGTCGAGGCGCTGCGCCACGCCGACGTCGTCGTCCACCACGGCGGCCACGGCACCACCCTGGCCTCGCTGGCCGCGGGGCTGCCCCAGCTGATCCTGCCGCGCGAGGGCGACGGCCACGGCAACGCGCCCGCGGTGAGCGCGGCCGGAGCGGGACGCCTGCTGCTCGGCGACGCCGTGACCGCCGAGGCCGTGCAGGCCGAGGTGCGCACGCTGCTGAGCGACGACACCTACCGGAACGCCGCCCGCAAGATCGCCCAGGAGATCGCCGGGCTGCCCGGCCCGGCCGAGACGGTCGCCCGGTTCCCCGAGTTCACCCGCTGACCGCTCCCGCACCACAGCCGCCCCCCGCCCCGGCACCGGCGGGTGCGGCCCCGGCCGGATCCGGTACGCGCCCGCGCCCCGCGCTCACCCACCCGAGCACGGGGCGCGGGCGCGCGAGAGACCGGCGTCCACGGGCGTTCAAGTCGTCGTCCACTTCCGCGACCGGTGGCCCCGCCCAGACTGGCAAACCCCGGCCCTCCGCCGCGCCGGCGCCGCACCACGGCGACACGGCGGCGCGGCCACGCGGCGCGGCCACGCGGCGCGGCCGGCCCCCCGGAAATCCGGCCATCGGCCCTTCCCGGGCGCGCACGGCGACACCCCGGCGCCCGCCCCCCTTCCGGGGTGTCACCGTGCGCGCCCGGTGCTCTTCAACCGCCGGCCGGCAGTCATGGCCCGTGAAGTCGAAAGGAAGTAGCAGGATGCATTCCGAGGTGAACGGTGCCGACGACTTTCTGAGGTCGGCGGTGGACTGGGAGTCCCCACTGACCCCCGACGCGGGTGTCTTCCTCAAACAGAGGGAGGAGTCCGCCTCGTACGAGGTGCAGCGCATACCGCTGGCCGACCTGCCCAACTGGCATCTGGACGACCGGCTCAACCGCGCCGACGGCAAGTTCTTCACCGTCGAGGGCCTGCGCGTGCACACCGACTTCGGACCGGTACGGCAGTGGAGCCAGCCGATCATCGTCCAGCCCGAAGTCGGCATCCTCGGCATCATCGTCAAGCGGTTCAACGGCGTGCTCCACTTCCTCATGCAGGCGAAGATGGAGCCCGGCAACACCGCCTTCGTCCAGTACGCGGCGACCGTCCAGGCGACCCAGAGCAACTACAAGCGCGTCCACGGCGGCAGGGCCACCCCGTACCTGGAGTACTTCCTGGAGGGCACACGCCGGCGCGTCCTGTTCGACCAGCTGCTGTCCGAGCACGGCTACTGGTACCTGTACAAGAGGAACCGCAACATGATCGTCGAGGTTCCCGAGGACGAGGACGTACCCGTCGAGGAGGACTTCACCTGGCTCACCCTGGGCCAGCTGCGCCGGCAGCTGCTGCTGGGCAACCGCGTCAACATGAACGCCCGCACCGTGCTGTCCGGCATCGCCTACGGCACCGCCCCCGAGGAGGGGCCCTCCCACACCGGGCAGACCGACCCCTTCCACGCCGACCTGCTGACCTCGCACCGCACACCGGTCCGCGCGGCCGACCTCGCCACCACCCTGACGTGGCTGTTCGACCAGAAGGCGGCCTACAGCCTGGACGTGCGGCGCACCAGTCTGCGCGAGATGGACGAATGGATCGTCGACGACGACAGCATCCGCCATCGCGACGGCCGCATCTTCGACATCCTCGGCTTCTCGGTGCGGGCGACCAGCCGGGAGGTCGGCACCTGGTGGCAGCCCATGCTCGAACCCCGCCCCGGCAACACCGTGGCCCTGATCTGCCGGCGGCGGGCCGGCGTGCTGGAGTTCCTGCTCCAGGCCACCGTCCAGCCCGGCCTGACGGACCGTCTGGAACTGGGGCCCACCGTGCAGTTCTCCCCGGGCTACCACCGCGGCCCGCAGGACTTCCCGCCGCTGACCGCCTACCTCGACGCCCCCGCCTCCTGGGTCCGCCTGGACACGGTCCAGTCGGAGGACGGCGGGCGCTTCTCCCGCGCGGACACACGCCACCTGGTCGTCGAAGTCCCCGAGGACCACGAGGTCGACGTACCGGACAACTACCGGTGGATGACCCTCGGCCTGCTCAGCCGCCTCATCCACTTCGGATACCACGTCAACGTCGAGGCCCGGAGCCTGGCCGCATGCCTGCTGTGAGCGGCCCCGGCCCCGCCGGGGCCCGTACCGGCGCGCCGTACCCGACGCCCACTTCCCCCCGAAGCCGCAGCGTGCCGGGACCCGCCCCGCACCCGCGGCACGCGGGCACGCTGCCCGCACCCGATCCCGCCCGGACGCTGGAGGCAGCGCTGTGACCGTCAAGTCCCCGCTCATCGTGGTGCTGGGCGCCGCCGGCTTCGTCGGCTCCGCCGTCCTGCGCGAACTGGCACGCCACCCGGTACGGATACGGGCCGTCTCCCGCCGCCCGTGCCCCGTCCCCGAGGACGCCCGCGCCGAGATCGAGGTGATCTCCGCGGACCTGACCGAACCCGGCCGGATGGCCGCCGCCGTCCAGGACGCCGACGTCGTCATCCACGCCCTGGCGTACATCGCGGGGGCGTCCACCTGGCGCATCACCGACGGCGACGAGGGCGCCGCCCGTGTCCACGTGGGCCTGATGCGCGACCTGCTGCACGCCCTCGGCGAGCGCACCGTCTCCCCGCCGCCGACCGTGCTGTTCACCGGATCGGTCACCGCCGCCGGCACCGCCGACAAGGAGGTCCTGGACGGCAGCGAGCCCGACCGGCCCAAGGGCTACTACGAACGCCTCAAACTCGAAGCGGAACGACTGCTGCTGGAGGCCGACGCGGCGGGCACCGTGCGCGGCGCCTGCCTGCGCCTGACCACCCTGTACGGCTACAGCCCCGGCTCCACCGCCCGGGACAAGGGCATCGTCTCCACGATGACCCGCCGCGCGGTGGCCGGCGAGCCCCTGACCATGTGGCACGACGGCTCGGTGCGCCGGGACCTGCTCCACGTCGACGACGTCGCCCGCGCCTTCTGGGCCGCGATCGCCCGCATGGACGTCCTGCACGGCAAGCGCTGGCTGATCGGCACCGGCCGGGCCGCCCCCCTCGGCGAGGTCTTCCGGCAGGTCGCCGCGCTGGTCGCCGAGCAGACGGGCAAGGAGGCGGTGCCGGTGGTCTGCGTGGAGCCGCCCGAGTACGCCGAGGTCAGCGACTTCCGCAGCGTGACCGTCGACTCTGCCGCCTTCCGGGCCGCGACCGGCTGGGAACCGCAGGTGTCCCTGGACGAAGGGCTGCGCCTGACCACCCGGTTCTGCTCCAGCGGCCGCGAGGCCGGCGTGTCCTGAACCCGCCCCCGCCCGCACAAGCATCCACCCCCCCCCGAACGAGGAGAAGGTCGCGTGATCTACACACAGCTGGGCCGTACCGGCCTGCGGGTCAGCAGGCTGGCCCTGGGCACCGTCAACATCGGTGGCCGGGTGGAGGAGCCGGAGGCCCACCGCCTCCTGGACCATGCGCTGCAGCGGGGCATCAACCTGGTCGACACCGCCAACACCTACGGCTGGCGCGTCCACAAGGGCCACACCGAGGAAGTCATCGGCCGCTGGCTCGCCAAGAACCCCTCCCGCCGCGACGAGGTCGTCCTGGCCACCAAGGTGGGCGACCCGATGAGCGACCACGGCCTGAACGACCACGGCCTGTCGGCCCGCAACATCGTCGCCTCCTGCGAGGCGTCCCTGCGCCGGCTGGGCACCGACTGGATCGACCTGTACCAGATGCACCACCTGGACCGGACCGTGGGCTGGGACGAGGTCTGGCAGGCCATGGACCTCCTGGTCACCCAGGGCAAGGTGCGCTACGTCGGCTCCTCCAACTTCGCCGGCTGGGACATCGCCACCGCGCAGGCCGCCGCCCAGCGCAGGAACAGCCTGGGCCTGGTCTCCGAGCAGTTCGTGTACAACCTCGTCACCCGGTACACCGAACTGGAGGTCATCCCCGCCGCCCAGGCACACGGGCTCGGCCTGCTGGTGTGGTCGCCGCTGCACGGCGGCCTGCTCGGCGGCGTGCTGCGCAAGCTGGCGACCAACTCCGCCGTCAAGTCCGCGCAGGGCCGCGCGCTGGAGGCCCTGGACGCGCAGCGCGACACCATCGAGGCCTACGAGAAGCTGTGCGCCGAGTACGGCCTGGACCCGGCGGTGGTCGGCATGGCCTGGACACTGTCCCGCCCCGGCGTGACGGCCGCGGTGATCGGACCGCGCACCGAGCAGCACATCGACGGCGCCCTCGAAGCGCTGGACCACACCCTCCCGACCTCCCTGCTGGCCGAACTCGACCGGCTCTTCCCGCCGATCGGCAAGGGCGGACCCGCCCCCGACTGCTGGCTGAGCTGACCCCCGCCCACCACCGCACCCGGCGCTCGGGCGGCGCCTCGCGTCCCGCTCGCGCCGCCGCCGGCGCCGGGCGCGCTCCAGAGCGGCTCGACCGCCGGCCGCGATGCTCTGACCGAAACCCGCCCCTGCCCGCCCCCCTTTTCCCGACAGCCAGCCGAAAGAGGCCACAGATGTCCCGCAACCACCACACCCTCGTCCAGAGCTTCGTCGACATGATCAACAACCACGACGTGAGCACGATGGAGGAGCACACGGCCCCCGGCCACCTCGACCACAACCCGGCCGTCGCCGACGGCATCGACGCCAACCGGGCGTTCTGGGTCCAGGTGTTCGCCGCCTTCCCCGACCTGAAGGCCGAGCTCCACGACGTCATCGCCGAAGGCGACCGCGTCGCCGCGCGCCTGGAGTACAGCGCCACCCACCAGGGCACCTTCCTCGGCATACCGGCCAGCGGACGCCCGGTGAACTTCCAGTCCATCGACATCTGGCGGGTGCAGGACGGCCTGCTCGCCGAGCACTGGGACCAGCTGAACATGGACGACCTCTTCCGCCAGCTCGGCGTCGACCCGGCACCGGCCGCACAGGCCTGACCCGCCCGGCCGCGCCCGCCCCCACCCGGCCGCCGCATCCCGCCGCACGCCACAACCCGCCGCGGCCCGCCACAACCCGCCGCGGCCCGCCGTGCGCGCCGCGGCCGGCCGGGCGAGGGGGCGACGCGCGCTGCTCCACCCGGTCTTGAGCAGCGGCGCTTAACCTCCTGGACATGGACCGTCACAGCCTGGAAGTCAGCGAACTCGGCCTGCCCGGCGCGTTCCTGCTGACGCCCCGGGCTGTCACGGACGAGGTCGTCGTCCGCTACGAGACGTTCCGCCAGGACGACGTCGAGAACGGGACCGGACGGCCCTTCGCGATCCGTTACAGCGACCTGTCGGCCGCCCGGCGCCTGGTGCTGCGCGGCATCCACGGCAGCGCCGGCGAGGACGCCCGCCCCCGCCTGTTCGACTGCGTCAGGGGCTCCGCCGTCCACGTCGTGGTGGACCTGCGCGTCGGCTCCCCCGAGTACGGCCGTCACGAGGTGCTCCGGCTCGACCACCGCGACACCTGCGGCGTGTTCGTCTCCGAGGGCCTGGGCCACGCCTGGCTCGCACTCGAGGACGACACGGTCGTCGCCTGCCACAGCTCCCTGCCCCGCACACCCGGCTCCGGCTACACCGTCAGCGCCCTCGACCCCGCCCTCGCCCTGCCGTGGGGGCTCACCCAGGCGCCGGTGATGTCCGACGAGGACCTGGCCGCGCCCACCGCGGCCGAGGCCCTGGCCAGAGGCCTCCTGCCGGCCTACGAGGCCTGCCTCGCCCTCCACGACCGCCCCGTGCTCACCGGCGACTGAGAACCGCCGGCCACGGCTTCGTGCCCGCACGGCCCCGCGACCATGAATCGCTCACGTCCCCGAGAGGACCACGACACCCGCACGGGCGGGAGCAGCGCACTGTCCGCGCGGCCGGCCCGCGTGGGAGGTTCGGGGTCCGATGACAGAGACACAAGGGGGCCGAATGCGAATCTCTGTTCTGGGATCGTTGGACGCCGAGCTGAAGGGCGTCTCGATCCTGCCCACAGCGGCGAAGCCGCGGCAGATCATGGCACTGCTCGCGATCTACGCCAACCAGGTGCTGCCGGTGTCCGCGCTGATGGAGGAGATCTGGGGCGACGCACCGCCGCGCAGCGCGCTCACCACCCTGCAGACCTACATCCTCCAGCTGCGGCGCTGCATGGAGAAGGCACTGGACGGGGAGCCCGGCGGCTCCAAGGAACTGCTGCTGACCCGGCACGGGGGATACCTCCTGCAGACCACGCCCGGCAGCATCGACGCGCACGAGCACGACCGGCTGTCCAACCTCGGCCAGCGCGCCCTGGACCGCGGCGAGCACCGCGAGGCCGCCGAACTGTTCCGCGACGCCCTCGGCCTGTGGCGCGGCCCGGCCCTCGTCGACGTACGCACCGGCCCGCTCCTGGAGATCGAGGCGATGCGGCTGGAGGAGAGCCGGCTGGGGGTGCTGGAGCGCCGTATCGACGTCGAGCTGCGCCTGGGCCGCCACGGCGAACTGCTCACCGAA includes:
- a CDS encoding DHA2 family efflux MFS transporter permease subunit; the protein is MAILITGLTAFMAGLDNLVVLVALPTIRDDLGGSLEDLEWTVNAYTLSFAMLMMFGASLGDRFGRRRMFIVGLLVFTAASAGAAVAPGIGELIAARVIQGVGAAIIMPLSLTLLTHAVPAAKRGAALGIYSAVSGLSIAGGPLVGGIVTEHISWHWIFWINVPVGLLLVPAAWRALAESHGPNDRLDVPGTVLSGLGILGLVYGLIRAGGHDGWGAPLVAGPLAAGTVLLVLFVLWEQRSRAPMLPMRMFRNRAFSAVNAGALLMAFGMYGVVFLITQFMQTIQHMSPTEAGVRMLAWTAMPLLIAPVAGILSDRIGGRPVAVFGLAMLAAGFAYWALAMSPDASYLEQLPGYLLGGVGVACFFAPLFNLTMGSVDPAEQGIASGANSAARELGAPLGVTVLTTVFTHNGGYASGQNFVDGFKPALWIGAAAMATAAVVMLFASRTTPAGQEEADSGEPALEAAVPVPTVTR
- the rfbA gene encoding glucose-1-phosphate thymidylyltransferase RfbA, which produces MKGIILAGGSGTRLRPLTGALSKQILPVYDKPMIYYPLSVLMLAGVRDILVISSRDHSDSFRALLGDGSRLGLNISYAEQDQPRGIAEALVIGADFIEDDQVALVLGDNIFHGPRFSLLLDDALRRLDGAALFGYRVRDPHRYGIGEIDADGRLLSLEEKPAEPRSNIAVTGLYFYDSDVVGIAKNLSPSARGELEITDVNLAYLAQGRARLTELGRGFAWLDMGTHDSLLQAAQYVQLVEQRQGEWIACVEEVALNRGYITAEHCRRLGEEMAGTAYGAYVTEVAARHRLTPPARVA
- a CDS encoding nucleotide disphospho-sugar-binding domain-containing protein, yielding MKVLFASLGNYGHVFPLMPLAEAARDAGHEVWFATSEQFHPIVEKSQLTPVAGGITVPEAFIEAAGGQAFLDANGGSAQASDIPPHVLASLAVKAFGSVLPRAVHADVTRALDTVRPDLVVYESLNPGAGFAAAAAGVPAVCQAIGRVTPHPDTDPLIQRELFTTASDLGVADKIAPSRSLGHPYIDICPPSVQDPDFLASDIRIIPQRPVPFGEPGELPASITQGEGPLVYLSFGTVVTSAQLLRTAIDGLLPLGVRVLVATSSVVDPAELGELPERVVALSWVPQVEALRHADVVVHHGGHGTTLASLAAGLPQLILPREGDGHGNAPAVSAAGAGRLLLGDAVTAEAVQAEVRTLLSDDTYRNAARKIAQEIAGLPGPAETVARFPEFTR
- a CDS encoding aldo/keto reductase, whose translation is MIYTQLGRTGLRVSRLALGTVNIGGRVEEPEAHRLLDHALQRGINLVDTANTYGWRVHKGHTEEVIGRWLAKNPSRRDEVVLATKVGDPMSDHGLNDHGLSARNIVASCEASLRRLGTDWIDLYQMHHLDRTVGWDEVWQAMDLLVTQGKVRYVGSSNFAGWDIATAQAAAQRRNSLGLVSEQFVYNLVTRYTELEVIPAAQAHGLGLLVWSPLHGGLLGGVLRKLATNSAVKSAQGRALEALDAQRDTIEAYEKLCAEYGLDPAVVGMAWTLSRPGVTAAVIGPRTEQHIDGALEALDHTLPTSLLAELDRLFPPIGKGGPAPDCWLS
- a CDS encoding NAD-dependent epimerase/dehydratase, translated to MTVKSPLIVVLGAAGFVGSAVLRELARHPVRIRAVSRRPCPVPEDARAEIEVISADLTEPGRMAAAVQDADVVIHALAYIAGASTWRITDGDEGAARVHVGLMRDLLHALGERTVSPPPTVLFTGSVTAAGTADKEVLDGSEPDRPKGYYERLKLEAERLLLEADAAGTVRGACLRLTTLYGYSPGSTARDKGIVSTMTRRAVAGEPLTMWHDGSVRRDLLHVDDVARAFWAAIARMDVLHGKRWLIGTGRAAPLGEVFRQVAALVAEQTGKEAVPVVCVEPPEYAEVSDFRSVTVDSAAFRAATGWEPQVSLDEGLRLTTRFCSSGREAGVS
- the rfbB gene encoding dTDP-glucose 4,6-dehydratase codes for the protein MTTRVLVTGGAGFIGSHYVRTVLGPDGPGDVSITVLDKLTYAGNPANLDEVRDHPQFSFVQGDICDPELVAKLMAEHAQVVHFAAESHVDRSIDGGAEFVRTNVVGTHTLTDAAHRAGVEVFVHVSTDEVYGSIEEGSWPEDHPLEPNSPYSSSKASSDLIALSYHRTHGLDVRVTRCSNNFGHHQFPEKVIPLFVTNLLDGRKVPLYGDGGNVRDWLHIDDHVQGIELVRTRGRAGEIYNIGGGTELSNRELTALLLRACGASWADSVEHVEDRKGHDRRYSVDCTKIRRELGYRPRRGFEEALAETVRWYRDNRGWWEPLKGAAGGAGISG
- a CDS encoding NDP-hexose 2,3-dehydratase family protein; this translates as MHSEVNGADDFLRSAVDWESPLTPDAGVFLKQREESASYEVQRIPLADLPNWHLDDRLNRADGKFFTVEGLRVHTDFGPVRQWSQPIIVQPEVGILGIIVKRFNGVLHFLMQAKMEPGNTAFVQYAATVQATQSNYKRVHGGRATPYLEYFLEGTRRRVLFDQLLSEHGYWYLYKRNRNMIVEVPEDEDVPVEEDFTWLTLGQLRRQLLLGNRVNMNARTVLSGIAYGTAPEEGPSHTGQTDPFHADLLTSHRTPVRAADLATTLTWLFDQKAAYSLDVRRTSLREMDEWIVDDDSIRHRDGRIFDILGFSVRATSREVGTWWQPMLEPRPGNTVALICRRRAGVLEFLLQATVQPGLTDRLELGPTVQFSPGYHRGPQDFPPLTAYLDAPASWVRLDTVQSEDGGRFSRADTRHLVVEVPEDHEVDVPDNYRWMTLGLLSRLIHFGYHVNVEARSLAACLL